A window of bacterium genomic DNA:
CGCTCGGCGCCGCGGTTCAGGCCGGCGTTCTCTCGGGGCACGTCAAGGACCTCTTGCTCCTCGACGTCACCCCTCTCTCCCTTGGCATCGAGACCCTGGGCGGCGTGATGACCAAGCTCATCGACCGCAACACCACGATCCCGACCCGCAAGTCCCAAATCTTCTCGACGGCGGCCGACAGCCAGCCCAGCGTGGAAATTCACGTCCTCCAAGGCGAGCGCGAGATGGCCAAGGACAACCGGACCTTGGGCCGCTTCATCCTCGACGGAATTCCGCCGGCGCCGCGCGGCGTACCCCAGGTCGAGGTCACCTTCGATATCGACGCCAACGGCATCGTCAACGTCTCGGCCTTGGATAAGGCGACCAACAAGAAGCAGCACATCACGATCACCGCTTCCAGCGGCCTGAACGACAAGGACATCGATCGGATGGTCAAGGAAGCCGAGAGCCACGCGGCCGAAGACAAGAAGCGCCGCGAGGAGATCGAGGTCAAGAACCACGCCGACTCGCTGGTCTACTCGACCGAGAAGACCCTCAAGGAAAACCGCGAAAAGGTCGAGGCTTCGCTAGCCGGCGACATCGAATCGGCGATCGCCGATTTGAAGAAGGCCATCGAGGCCAACAACGTCGACGACATGAAGAGCGGCATGGAGAAGCTCACCCAGCTTTCCCACAAGATGGCGGAGGCCATGTACAAGTCGGCCTCCAGCGCCGGCGCGCCCGGCGGCGAGCAGCCCTCCGAAGCCTCGCAGGAAGCTCCGAGCGGCGGCGAGGAAGCCGGCAAGAAGGATGACGTGGTCGATGCCGAGTTCGAAGAGGCGAAGGATTAATTTTGAGCCGTGTCATCCTGAGCAAAGCGAAGGATGACCAGCCTCCCCCTTGACACCTAGCGTTAAAATTTGATTTCTTTTTTCCCGAAAGCTGGTTAGTGGCCTAGGCGCGTGTTTTTTGGGAAAGGAGTGCAAATTGAGCTGGCTAAGTAGCGCCCTGACCTCGAGCGTGGGACGAAAGTGGGTCATGGGCCTGACCGGTTTCTTCTTGATCGGCTTCACGCTGATTCATCTGGCGGGCAATCTCCTGCTCTACGTCGGCGACGGAGCCTACAATCATTACGCTCATAGCCTCCATGCCAATCCCAGCCTGGTTCTGGTGGCCGAAATCATCTTGCTGATCCTGTTCGGCGCGCACATCGTCCTGGGATTTCAGCTGACCATCGCCAATCGCCGGGCCCGCCCCGAAGCTTATGAAATGCGGCGCTCCAAGCAGGGCAACACCAAGGCCACGCCTTCGGCGACGATGTACGTCACCGGCGCCTTGGTCCTGGGCTTCATCCTGCTTCACTTGGCCGACTTCCGTTTCCACCTCCACAATCCGGGGCCGGAGGGCGAAGAGCCCTTCGTCAAGGCCCTGCGCTTGTTGCAGGATCCGATCACCGCCTCGGTTTACTTTTTGGGCAGCCTTTTGCTCGGATGGCATTTGTGGCACGGCTTTCAGAGCGCCTTCCAATCGCTGGGCCTGCGTCATCCCAAATACACGCCCTTCATCCGCAAGTTCGGGGTCGCCCTCGCCATTCTGCTCGGCTTGGGCTTCGCCTCCTTCCCGGTCTGGGCCTACTTGAAGAAGTTCGGGGTGTTGCCATGAGTCAGGTTCTCGATTCCAAAGTTCCTTCGGGCCCGCTCGACCAGAAATGGACCAAGTGCAAAAACGAGATGAAGCTGGTCAGCCCGACCAACAAGCGCAAATACGACATCATCGTCGTCGGCACCGGCTTGGCCGGCGGCGCGGCCGCGGCCTCGCTGGGCGAGCTCGGCTACAACGTCAAGGCTTTCTGTTTTCAAGATAGCCCCCGCCGGGCCCACAGCATCGCGGCCCAGGGCGGCATCAACGCGGCCAAGAACTACCAAAACGACGGCGACAGCGTCGGCCGCCTCTTCTACGACACGATCAAGGGCGGCGACTTCCGGGCCCGGGAGGCCAACGTCTATCGCTTGGCCGAGGTCAGCGCCAACATCATCGACCAATGCGTGGCCCAAGGCGTGCCTTTCGCCCGGGAATACGGCGGCACCTTGGCCAACCGCACCTTCGGCGGCGTCCTGGTCTCCCGCACCTTCTACGCCCGCGGTCAGACCGGCCAGCAGCTCCTGCTCGGGGCCTACGCCAGCTTGATGCGCCAGGCCGATCGCGGCAAGGTCAAGCTCTACCCTCGCCAGGAAATGCTCGACTTGGTGGTCGTCGACGGCGTCGCCCGCGGCATCATCACCCGCAACTTGGTGACCGGAGCCTTGGAAAAGCACGACGGCCACGCCGTCCTGCTCTGCACCGGCGGCTACAGCAACGTCTTCTACCTCTCGACCAACGCCAAGGGCTGCAATGCCACCGCGATCTGGCGGGCTCACAAGCGCGGAGCCTTTTTCGCCAACCCCTGCTTCACCCAGATCCACCCGACCAGCATCCCGGTCCACGGCGATTACCAGTCCAAGCTGACCTTGATGAGCGAGAGCTTGCGCAACGACGGCCGGGTTTGGGTCCCGCGTCAAGCCGGCGACAAGCGGTCGCCGGCCGGCATCCCCGAAGCCGAGCGCGATTATTACCTCGAGCGGAAGTATCCGACTTACGGCAACATGGTGCCCCGTGACGTGGCTTCGCGGAACGCCAAATCGGTTTGCGACGAGGGTCGGGGGGTCGGCGAGACCGGTCAAGCGGTCTATTTGGATTTCGCCGACGCCATCAAGCGCGACGGCAAGGAAACCATCCGGCAGAAGTACGGCAACCTCTTCCACATGTACGAGAAGATCACCGCCGAGAACCCTTACGAGACGCCGATGAAGATCTACCCGGCGCCCCACTACACGATGGGCGGCCTCTGGGTGGACTATCATTTGGAAAGCAACCTGCCCGGCCTCTTCGTCCTGGGCGAGGCCAATTTCTCGGACCACGGCGCCAACCGGCTCGGGGCCAGCGCCCTGATGCAGGGCTTGGCCGACGGCTATTTCATCGCGCCCTACACCGTGGGCAATCATCTGGCCAGCCGCAAGCTCGAGAAGGTCACGACCTCGCACCCGGCCTTCGAGGAAGCCTTGAACGGCGTGAAAAGCCAGATCGACCGCTTCCTCAAAGCCAATGGCACCCGCTCGGTCGACAGCTACCACCGAGAGCTGGGGCGAATCATGTGGGACTACTGCGGCATGTCGCGGAATGCGGCCGGATTGAATCAGGCGATCGCGAAGATCCAGGCCCTGCGCAAGGACTTCTACGCCAACGTCCGCATCCCCGGCAGCGGCAACGAATTCAACCAAAGCCTGGAGCAGGCCGGCCGGGTCGCCGACTTCTTCGACCTGGGCGAGCTGATGTGCCGAGACGCCCTCAACCGCTGCGAGTCCTGCGGCGGTCACTTCCGCGAGGAAAGCCAGACCGAGGAGAACGAGGCCAAGCGCGACGACGAGAAATTCCGCTACGTCGCCGCCTGGGGATATCAGGGCGAGGGCAAGGAGCCGGTCTTGCACAAGGAGCCGCTCGAGTTCGAAGCCGTCCATCTAGCCCAAAGGAGTTACAAATGAGCGGCAAGAAATTGAATTTAACGCTCAAGGTCTGGCGACAAAAGGACCGGAATTCCAAAGGCAAGCTCGTCACCTATCCGGTCAAGGATATCTCGACCGACATGTCCTTCCTCGAGATGCTCGACGTGCTCAACGAAGAGCTCACCCAAAAGAACGAGGAGCCGGTGGCCTTCGACCACGATTGCCGCGAGGGCATCTGCGGGATGTGCAGCCTGATGATCAACGGCCAAGCCCACGGTCCCGACCGCGAGACCACGACTTGCCAACTCCACATGCGGCGCTTCAAGGATGGCGACACCATCGTCGTCGAGCCCTGGCGGGCCAAGGCCTTCCCCATCGTCAAGGACCTGGTCACCGACCGCACGGCCTTCGACCGGGTCATCAGCGCCGGCGGCTATGCCTCGGTCAACGTGGGCAACGCTCAGGACGCCAATGGCATCTTGGTCGGAAAGGAAAAGGCCGACCAGGCGATGGATGCCGCGGCCTGCATCGGCTGCGGGGCCTGCGTGGCCTCCTGCAAGAACGCCTCGGCCATGCTCTTCGTCGGCGCCAAGGTCACCCATTTCGCCAAGCTTCCCCAGGGCCAGCCCGAGCGGGCTCGCCGCGTTCAAAAGATGGTGGCGCAAATGGACGCCGAGGGTTTCGGCGCCTGCACCAACACCTACGAGTGCGAAGCCGCCTGCCCGGCCGGCATCAAGATCGCCACCATCGCCACCCTCAACCGCGAGCTCCTCAAGGCGGCCTTCGCCAGTCAGGACGAGGAGCAGCAGGCTGAGGGAAACGGGTAGCATTTCCCCCTCGTCGGCGCCCACATTTGCCTTTCTGCCCGGAAAGCCCCCGGGATATCTCCTTCCGCTTTTTTCTTTGGCCCTCAAGCCGGGCCAAAGAAAGGTTGAAGAGGGGATGTCTATTGGATGCTTTAGGGTGATCCCCTCTTCAAAACCCGCTCCAGGAGATATCCCAGGGGCTTTCCTACCCTGGTGTGCTGATTTTTTATCTACTGAAAAGCACAGAGGTAGGGAGGGGAGCCTGGGGGACTTCTCCGAACGGCTTTTGGGCCATCGATCACACTAAAGCATCCAATAGATATCGATGGACCAAGCTTTCCCTGGCCCGGCTTGAGGGCCAGGGAAAAAAGTGAGGAGGATGTCCCCCAGGCTCCCCTCCCGGGCTAGGGCACCCAGGCTGGAATCGCCACAAAAGAAAAGGGAACCGAAGCCGGTTCCCTTTCCGCAGAAGTAAATGTCAAAAGGAGGCTAGCCGAGTATGGCCCCGAGCTTCAGTGCCAACCCCATGTCGCCGGCGACCTTGAGCTTGCCGGTCATGAAAGCCATTTGGGGATTGAGCTTCCCGTCGATCATGTCGGAGAAATCGCTGGCCGCCACCGTGACGGTGCACTTGGCGTTGCCGGTGGAGCCGGAAACCACCTTCTTGTCCGGGCCGGAGAGATCGATCGACCAGACACCGCCGCCATCCCCAGTGATATTGAACTCATAAATCGCATTATTTGACGCCAACTTATCCGCATTAGTCTTAAGCTTTTCTGGAATTTTCTGTTCGAAGATCTCTTTGGGGGTCGACATGCTCTCTCCTTCAAGGATTAGATTAAGTGATACAAATGCAGGCCGGATTTATAGATCCATTGGCCGAAAATTAAAACTCCGAATAAGGCGGTGATCCACCGCGTTCCCTCGGGGCTGTACCAGCTTGGCCGCCGCCCCCGCAAGCCCCGATATATCGCCTCCCCCCCTCGAACCGCGAAGTAGACCGCCAAGGCCGGCGCCGCGGCGTTGAGCCGAATGCTTTCGCCCCAGTGCCCATGAAAGAAGGCGATGAAGGAACGGGTCAGGCCGCAGCCGGGGCAATCCCAACCGCTGAGGAAGCGGAACGCGCAAAGCGGTAGTCCTTCAACCCAGGCGGACGGCAAAAAAACGGCGGCGGCGAACACTGTCATGATCGCCGCCGCCGCGAAGATTGGTGAGCGAAACCCCGTTCTGAAGGCGCGCTTCACGCTCAAA
This region includes:
- a CDS encoding DUF2752 domain-containing protein, which encodes MTVFAAAVFLPSAWVEGLPLCAFRFLSGWDCPGCGLTRSFIAFFHGHWGESIRLNAAAPALAVYFAVRGGEAIYRGLRGRRPSWYSPEGTRWITALFGVLIFGQWIYKSGLHLYHLI
- a CDS encoding fumarate reductase/succinate dehydrogenase flavoprotein subunit, whose amino-acid sequence is MSQVLDSKVPSGPLDQKWTKCKNEMKLVSPTNKRKYDIIVVGTGLAGGAAAASLGELGYNVKAFCFQDSPRRAHSIAAQGGINAAKNYQNDGDSVGRLFYDTIKGGDFRAREANVYRLAEVSANIIDQCVAQGVPFAREYGGTLANRTFGGVLVSRTFYARGQTGQQLLLGAYASLMRQADRGKVKLYPRQEMLDLVVVDGVARGIITRNLVTGALEKHDGHAVLLCTGGYSNVFYLSTNAKGCNATAIWRAHKRGAFFANPCFTQIHPTSIPVHGDYQSKLTLMSESLRNDGRVWVPRQAGDKRSPAGIPEAERDYYLERKYPTYGNMVPRDVASRNAKSVCDEGRGVGETGQAVYLDFADAIKRDGKETIRQKYGNLFHMYEKITAENPYETPMKIYPAPHYTMGGLWVDYHLESNLPGLFVLGEANFSDHGANRLGASALMQGLADGYFIAPYTVGNHLASRKLEKVTTSHPAFEEALNGVKSQIDRFLKANGTRSVDSYHRELGRIMWDYCGMSRNAAGLNQAIAKIQALRKDFYANVRIPGSGNEFNQSLEQAGRVADFFDLGELMCRDALNRCESCGGHFREESQTEENEAKRDDEKFRYVAAWGYQGEGKEPVLHKEPLEFEAVHLAQRSYK
- a CDS encoding succinate dehydrogenase cytochrome b subunit, yielding MSWLSSALTSSVGRKWVMGLTGFFLIGFTLIHLAGNLLLYVGDGAYNHYAHSLHANPSLVLVAEIILLILFGAHIVLGFQLTIANRRARPEAYEMRRSKQGNTKATPSATMYVTGALVLGFILLHLADFRFHLHNPGPEGEEPFVKALRLLQDPITASVYFLGSLLLGWHLWHGFQSAFQSLGLRHPKYTPFIRKFGVALAILLGLGFASFPVWAYLKKFGVLP
- a CDS encoding SCP2 sterol-binding domain-containing protein, with the translated sequence MSTPKEIFEQKIPEKLKTNADKLASNNAIYEFNITGDGGGVWSIDLSGPDKKVVSGSTGNAKCTVTVAASDFSDMIDGKLNPQMAFMTGKLKVAGDMGLALKLGAILG
- a CDS encoding succinate dehydrogenase/fumarate reductase iron-sulfur subunit encodes the protein MSGKKLNLTLKVWRQKDRNSKGKLVTYPVKDISTDMSFLEMLDVLNEELTQKNEEPVAFDHDCREGICGMCSLMINGQAHGPDRETTTCQLHMRRFKDGDTIVVEPWRAKAFPIVKDLVTDRTAFDRVISAGGYASVNVGNAQDANGILVGKEKADQAMDAAACIGCGACVASCKNASAMLFVGAKVTHFAKLPQGQPERARRVQKMVAQMDAEGFGACTNTYECEAACPAGIKIATIATLNRELLKAAFASQDEEQQAEGNG